In one window of Clavelina lepadiformis chromosome 4, kaClaLepa1.1, whole genome shotgun sequence DNA:
- the LOC143451592 gene encoding F-actin-uncapping protein LRRC16A-like isoform X3: MVKLDQFKSNLPIDLSEGIRDTIGRKNVVTLKKMIKLEKPQGNRVDPKVLVLTPYRCQILGVKAPFKMEADFHFLDIKSMDSPSPERLVISTHNGKIFFMLMIGTDDADHIIGRVTLSLRTIFPSVALSRILKASLEPLSRQKVIQTMLNQADQVEPGPCGNFSDMYRCVCDYLSCPVHEDVEWDVDTIYLSQNCHEINFKDFDLPETKDIIPVLACMIYNRWFEGLVIRNTKLSTDVVEYVLKVARSSHNLKELTLEGVGVKGDFAIQLANYLVKNKESCLEILDLSNNPLEDKGLIHLSGSLPVVKKGSLRKLNISRTGLSAKGVNGLCQSLRSSQNIMRSLTHLNLSGNCIRGDEAEGLYNFLASENHITDLDLSATEGAVEVYVSALAKGCTTHLENVSLSKNHFHSKSGMGSRYPHYLDEEFSKMRKNKENLQPSSFQEFFRDTSALKMIDFSSMKFPPEALRHVMDGLLSNSTTGVAVALNLSSCELKLAGCQVLQSAVASSCNIVKLDLTDNSLDMEIPTLLTWIQRNKSLKELLIGKNFFNIKPKHMKQVMESIVELVQEEESCLECLSLAESKIRDHVTTFLGCLGSNTSLTSLDISGNFMGDAGSRVLGKALQINSKLRILKLDRNNLSAAGFHEIANSLEKNFTLRYMPYPVNDAVAAMKGHPERTQNALARIQDLLLRNANSNHAINDQQFRVQSVMTNTAHQVLDKVAEKVDDLVNALDILEADSASSVSVIEAKELVKDAKNSKLLLSDIYGLGMAKSSGEQSQLQSKINEMATSMDDMVNQHVMATVEAMNRNTESQCPHIYEEIKDELASTIEDKCQLAPDYIRDHVISSSGTEIVNKVSELNLAIATIISDKVNDTLLAALSHCNVTLTEQLNKHKNQRELGASLAAPGVAESPPSDEGVIDVDSRPDSVAIVVEKPPRDGDLLPNMRKERAASVAKRRQRPSAIPSPDVTEKKSSRLGELPPSPAFPVEEKMKEEEEIKETRKEEAPKITKENKKEKVIMETGSTDLTGGIAQLPEPKDEKTLEHVTKSRPKGPPRRTRRAPTRGKRVEKKSEDVDDFFTNNVSNTDFTSTPTIEEEAEIKEKEKREEKKTPKTGPGMPLITPDMLKSKKKPDERKQEEDQEEEAAPKEEEEAKSSMKKPKGAMVMPGMGFGGNLLAEMKLKKLGKKSESDDGKSEDPKAGGISPFGPSMLRKTPDSSPRHESPNENNSNNSGTSPSKPSLFSRLKGKSGHDKEGEKAEAKGKALMPPSKHGSAKGKPPPLPTKPKPSLLKSGHETNTRPMSEFLEADHAASSLVRTRAASWGKKSHTNQSEKGN, translated from the exons ATGGTAAAATTGGACCAATTCAAAAGCAATCTTCCCATTGACCTTTCCG AGGGGATCCGAGATACGATTGGTCGAAAAAATGTCGTCACGCTGAAGAAAATGATAAAGCTGGAAAAACCTCAAGGAAATCGAGTGGATCCGAAAGTTTTG GTGTTGACTCCGTACCGATGCCAGATTCTTGGTGTAAAAGCTCCATTTAAG atgGAAGCAGATTTTCACTTCCTTGACATTAAATCCATGGACAGCCCTTCTCCGGAGAGA TTGGTGATATCGACTCACAACGGGAAGATATTTTTCATGCTCATGATTGGTACGGACGATGCAGATCATATAATCGGACGCGTCACTCTCTCGCTGAGGACAATATTTCCCAGCGTCGCGTTGTC TCGCATTTTGAAAGCTTCGTTGGAGCCGCTGAGTCGTCAAAAAGTGATCCAGACAATGCTGAATCAGGCCGACCAGGTGGAACCCGGTCCTTGTGGGAACTTCTCGGACATGTACCGATGCGTCTGTGATTACCTCAGCTGCCCCGTGCACGAGGATGTGGAGTGG gaCGTGGACACGATATATCTCTCTCAAAACTGCCACGAAATCAACTTCAAAGATTTTGATCTTCCCGAGACCAA AGACATCATCCCGGTGTTAGCGTGCATGATCTACAACCGATGGTTCGAGGGCTTGGTGATCAGGAACACCAAACTG aGCACCGATGTGGTGgaatatgttttaaaagttgCCCGTAGCTCGCATAACCTCAAGGAGCTAACACTAGAGGGCGTTGGAGTGAAGGG GGACTTTGCGATCCAACTCGCCAACTACCTGGTCAAGAACAAGGAATCGTGTCTCGAGATCCTTGATCTCTCCAACAATCCTCTGGAGGACAAAGGCCTCATCCACCTCAGCGGGTCCCTCCCGGTCGTGAAGAAGGGGAGTCTTAGGAAGCTCAACATCTCAAGAACAG GACTCTCTGCAAAGGGAGTCAACGGACTCTGTCAGTCTCTGAGGTCGAGTCAGAATATAATGAGGTCACTGACCCATCTCAATTTGTCCGGGAATTGCATCCGTGGAGACGAAGCAGAA GGCCTTTACAACTTCCTTGCGAGCGAGAATCACATCACCGACCTTGATCTATCCGCCACCGAAGGCGCTGTTGAAGTG TATGTCAGTGCACTAGCCAAGGGATGCACGACGCACCTTGAAAACGTTTCCCTTTCAAAAAATCACTTTCATTCCAA GAGTGGTATGGGGTCACGCTACCCCCATTATCTAGACGAGGAATTTTCTAAAATgag aaagaacaaagaaaatttgcaaCCCAGTTCATTCCAGGAG TTTTTCCGCGACACATCAGCGCTTAAAATGATCGACTTCTCTTCTATGAAGTTTCCACCGGAGGCGCTCAG ACACGTCATGGATGGGTTGCTTAGCAACAGCACGACGGGAGTGGCCGTCGCGCTCAATCTCTCCAGTTGTGAG TTGAAGTTGGCGGGCTGCCAGGTGTTGCAGAGCGCTGTCGCGTCGTCGTGCAACATCGTCAAGCTGGACCTGACGGACAACTCGCTCGACATGGAGATCCCGACCTTGCTGACGTGGATCCAG AGGAACAAATCGCTCAAGGAGCTTCTGATCGGGAAGAATTTCTTCAACATCAAACCGAAGCACATGAAGCAGGTCATGGAGTCCATCGTCGAACTTGTGCAAGAAGAAGAATcg TGCCTGGAATGCCTTTCATTGGCTGAGTCCAAGATCAGAGATCACGTGACCACGTTCCTGGGCTGCCTCGGAAGTAATACGTCACTGACCAGTCTCGATATCAG tgGCAATTTCATGGGTGACGCCGGGTCACGTGTTCTGGGCAAGGCTCTGCAAATAAACTCCAAGTTGAGGATTTTGAAATTGGACCGGAACAATCTCTCTGCTGCTGGATTTCACGAGATAGCGAACTCACTGGAGAA GAACTTCACCCTCCGCTACATGCCATACCCTGTTAATGACGCCGTAGCAGCGATGAAAGGCCACCCTGAGAGGACGCAGAACGCCCTGGCGCGCATCCAGGACCTCCTACTGCGAAACGCCAACAGCAACCACGCCATCAACGACCAGCAGTTCAGGGTCCAGAGCGTGATGACCAACACCGCACACCAAGTCCTCGATAAAGTGGCCG AGAAAGTTGACGACCTCGTCAATGCGCTCGACATTCTCGAAGCTGACTCGGCCAGTAGCGTCTCTGTGATAGAAGCGAAGGAACTGGTGAAAGACGCCAAGAACTCAAAACTG TTGTTATCAGATATCTATGGACTGGGTATGGCGAAGTCGAGCGGCGAACAAAGTCAACTTCAGTCCAAGATAAACGAAATGGCGACATCTATGGACGACATGGTCAATCAACATGTCAtg GCGACGGTGGAAGCAATGAACCGGAACACAGAGTCACAGTGTCCGCACATATACGAG GAGATAAAAGACGAGCTGGCTTCGACGATTGAGGACAAATGCCAGCTGGCCCCTGATTACATCAGAGATCACGTGATTAGCAGCTCCGGCACCGAAATCGTCAACAAAGTCAG CGAGTTGAACTTGGCGATCGCGACCATCATATCGGACAAGGTCAACGATACTTTACTAGCCGCCCTCTCTCACTGCAACGTTACGCTG ACCGAGCAGCTCAACAAGCACAAGAACCAACGAGAATTAGGTGCAAGTTTGGCCGCACCCGGAGTAGCTGAAAGCCCGCCGAGTGACGAGGGAGTGATCGATGTTGATAGTCGGCCAGATTCGGTGGCGATTGTTGTTGAGAAGCCACCGCGAGATGGCGATCTACTGCCCAATATGAGAAAGGAGAGAGCGGCGAGCGTCGCTAAAAGGCGCCAGAGACCTTCCGCTATTCCTAGTCCAG ATGTCACGGAGAAGAAGAGTTCTCGTTTAGGGGAACTCCCGCCATCGCCAGCGTTCCCGGtagaagaaaaaatgaaagaggaagaagaaataaaagaaaccAGGAAGGAGGAAGCTCCCAAGATAACGAAAGAgaataaaaaggaaaaagttaTCATGGAAACAG GTTCAACTGACCTCACAGGCGGCATCGCTCAACttccggaacccaaagacgaGAAGACGCTGGAACACGTGACAAAG AGCCGCCCAAAGGGTCCACCGCGTCGCACGAGGAGGGCTCCGACGAGAGGGAAGAGAGTCGAGAAGAAGAGCGAGGACGTCGATGACTTCTTCACGAACAA TGTGAGCAACACCGACTTCACGTCAACTCCAACCATTGAGGAGGAAGCCGAGATCAAAGAGAAGGAAAAGCGAGAAGAGAAGA AGACCCCTAAAACAGGCCCGGGGATGCCCCTGATCACCCCGGATATGCTGAAGTCAAAGAAGAAGCCGGATGAAAGGAAACAGGAGGAAGACCAAGAAGAAGAAGCTGCGCCCAAGGAAGAG GAGGAGGCCAAGTCCTCGATGAAGAAGCCGAAGGGGGCGATGGTGATGCCTGGAATGGGGTTCGGGGGCAACTTGCTTGCCGAGATGAAGCTCAAGAAGCTCGGAAAGAAATCG GAGTCGGACGACGGAAAATCTGAGGACCCCAAGGCCGGTGGGATTTCCCCTTTCGGACCCAGCATGCTGAGAAAGACCCCCGACAGCTCCCCACGTCATGAGAGCCCCAACGAGAACAACAGTAATAACTCCGGGACCTCCCCGTCAAAACCGTCGTTATTCTCGCGACTGAAAGGGAAATCAG GTCATGACAAGGAGGGAGAGAAAGCTGAAGCGAAAG GAAAGGCCCTCATGCCCCCCAGCAAGCATGGTTCTGCAAAAGGGAAACCCCCTCCCTTGCCCACCAAACCCAAGCCCAGTCTCTTAAAATCTG GTCACGAAACCAATACCCGTCCAATGTCAG AGTTTTTGGAAGCAGACCATGCTGCCTCCTCATTGGTCCGTACAAGAGCCGCTTCTTGGGGCAAGAAATCTCACACTAACCAATCAGAGAAAG GTAATTGA